The sequence below is a genomic window from Caldisericum sp..
AAAAACGAATACTTTATTATCGGGAGAAATCCTGTATTAGAAGCGTTAAGGGCTCATTATCCGATAAGGCTTATAGTGATTGAGGATGGTGTTGACCTTAAAGAGAATACTATGAAATCAATCCTTGCACACGCAAGAAAAAATGAAATTCAGGTTCTTACAAGAGAAAAAAGTTGGTTCGATAGAAGATTTAAAATTATGAACCATCAAGGTGTTGTAGGTGTCGGTGCCCCTTATGAGTACAAAGACTTTGCGGATTTAAAAGTAAAAAGAAATAGCATAATTCTTCTTTTGGACCGTATTCAAGATCCGCAGAATTTTGGTGCGATTATTAGAGCAGCAGAATGTGCAGGCGTTAGAGACATTGTTATTCAGGAAAGAGAGTCCTGCGAGGTTACAGAGACTGTAATGTCTATCTCTTCTGGCGCTGTGTTTCATGTAAATATATACAAAGTAAAGAACCTAACTCAGGCAATCTCAGAATTGAAGGATATGGGTGTTTGGATTATTGGAACAGATGTTAATGCAGAAGTTAATTATTTCGATGTAGATTACAAAAACCATCCTTTTGCTTTTGTTATGGGTAATGAAGGAGAGGGTGTAAGAAAAGGTATCCTCAAAGAGTGTGATTATGTTGTAAAAATCCCAATGAGGGGAAGAGTTAATTCTCTTAATGTTTCTGTTGCAACTGGTATTGTGCTTTTTAGGGCGTTAGAAGAAAAACTGAAAAATGGAGAGTACGCATAATATAAGCGAACTATTAAAGTTAGCAAAGTTACAGGATAGGTCTGCTCAAGAAGAGATTTTAAAGATATACACTCCTTTTATTAAGAAAATTGTAAGATACTATGGACTTTTTCTTACAAAAGAAGACAGAGATGACCTTTATCTTGAGGCTCTTTTTGCTGCCCTTAAGAGTATTGATGGATATTCTGAAAATTACGGAAATTTTGAGAATTTTCTTTTTATTAATGTAAGGAACCGTATCCTTGACTTTTTAAGGAAAAGAAAAATCGAGGTGCCACTTGATGAGGCAATCTCCAAAACTTATGACTTTGAAAGTGAATTTGAGATAAAAGAAGAGATAGAAGAATTCAAAAAATTGCTTGCGCCGAAAGAAATGAAGGTATTTGAATTGTATCTTGAAGGTGTAAAAATACGAGATATAGCAAGATTACTTAACGAAGATTATAAATCTGTTGATAATACAATCCAACGAATTAAGAAAAAGGCTCAAAAATTTATTAACTCCTCTAAATGAGAGTGTTTACCTCTTGACAAATAGCACAATATTCGTATAATAAAATTCGGAATGCCGACGTAGCTCAACGGGTAGAGCAACTGACTTGTAATCAGTAGGTTAGCCGTTCAAGTCGGCTCGTCGGCTCCAGTGGGTAGGTAGCCAAGTGGTTAAAGGCGACAGACTGTAAATCTGTTGGCCGTGCGCCTTCGGGGGTTCGAATCCCTCCCT
It includes:
- the rlmB gene encoding 23S rRNA (guanosine(2251)-2'-O)-methyltransferase RlmB — translated: MDKIKNEYFIIGRNPVLEALRAHYPIRLIVIEDGVDLKENTMKSILAHARKNEIQVLTREKSWFDRRFKIMNHQGVVGVGAPYEYKDFADLKVKRNSIILLLDRIQDPQNFGAIIRAAECAGVRDIVIQERESCEVTETVMSISSGAVFHVNIYKVKNLTQAISELKDMGVWIIGTDVNAEVNYFDVDYKNHPFAFVMGNEGEGVRKGILKECDYVVKIPMRGRVNSLNVSVATGIVLFRALEEKLKNGEYA
- a CDS encoding sigma-70 family RNA polymerase sigma factor, producing the protein MESTHNISELLKLAKLQDRSAQEEILKIYTPFIKKIVRYYGLFLTKEDRDDLYLEALFAALKSIDGYSENYGNFENFLFINVRNRILDFLRKRKIEVPLDEAISKTYDFESEFEIKEEIEEFKKLLAPKEMKVFELYLEGVKIRDIARLLNEDYKSVDNTIQRIKKKAQKFINSSK